Below is a window of Xyrauchen texanus isolate HMW12.3.18 chromosome 1, RBS_HiC_50CHRs, whole genome shotgun sequence DNA.
gtaaGTGGCACTTACATAATACTTTTCTCATGGGACAATACTGTGACAGTTCATCTTCAACTGCTGCTCAGGAGTCACTCACATGGCTGAAACTCAGCAGGCAACAAGTAACTCCAATAAGTAAATCACTTGTCtacatgttttaatgaaaatgtctCATTGAACCCCTTCGTCTTAAAATGAAACTAGCTCAATGTTGATTTATGTTCACTTTTCAGCTTAATCAAATGATtgtagtagttcacccaaaaatggtatTTCTCTTGTCATTAGACCTTCTCACCCCTTATGCcttctcaaacttgtatgactttctgtcttctgtggaacacaaaccaaCATTTCCTGTCCATGGCATAAGACTGcataaatgatgtgagaattaccATTTTTGGTTTGCCTCAAGGAGACACACTGACATCAACACATCTaagttggtttaaaaaaaaaaaaaaaaagtcaccttATACGTATAAATGCGGTTGCAATATTTAGCAGGGTTTGCAGCAGTTGAAAATGGTCTCATCATGAATCTTAAATGTAAACTAGCCATACATGTTGCTtatcttgtctttttttatttgcattgcaagacctacacagctgaaatatccttctaaaaatcttcacttgtgttctgcattagaaagaaagtcatacacatatgggatggcataagggtgagtaaatgagtagagaattttcatttttggatgaactatccctttaaaaatgacaaaacaggACAAGATCACTAGATCTTGCCTActtttgaagaaaacaaaaagaCTACATGAAACCTTGAAGGAGAAAGGATGACAATTCTCAACATAGCTTAGCTTTGACTGTAAGCACATGCattcacaaacaaacatttaaaacattgtttaacttCCTCTTGTGAACTGGCCAACAATGCAACAAGTTTTAGTTCACATAGACAAATCAAAAAGAGCTTTCATGGACACTCAAACAGTTACCGGTCATAAACCAACCACATGACTGTTTGTTGAGTCTCACATCTACAAGACTAATAAAACTAAAACTCAGAGCAAACTAGACAGCATTATAATCGACCAATACTGGACTGCACCTGCTTTTAATGAAGGGGTCAAAGCTTTCCCATCCTCGTTCCAACACAACGCTGCTTCAGGATGGTGAACTGAATTGTTAAATCGGTATTTAAGTACTGACATCTAAGTGCAACTGGTGATAAACTCAAATAGTCAGACGCTGAAAGCAGCTTTTCAatgctgtgaagatgctcgtgcgcTTCCTCTCACTTGATTGACAGCACGTCAACAGCGCTCGCGCCCTGCACGCGAAGCGATGGAGCGTTCTAGCAATTCAGATATACAAGCGAGCACATCGCTCATTCACCATCATTATTCGCATAGAATATCTAACAACAGCTGTTAAATTAGCACGAGTCTGTAAGTgctctgcaacagatggcatgagcGTGACTTATTAGGGAGAAAAGGAGTTAAAGTTGGTAAATCCCCTGAGGAGAGCGGTGCACAGCTCCCTCTACATCAACAGTAACACGCTGAAAGCTTATTACAAGAGCTCCACAGCAAACACACTTCACATGCAACTTTAGCTAGGAAAACTGAGGTTAAACACACCATACCGTCCTCTTAATACAGCAGCTAAGCAGTGCGCGCACTTCTTGCGGCACAATAAAACCTCCCTGCTCACTATCCGACTAGAAATCAAGCGTAGCGTTTTACCTTTAGTTCGGCACTATCCGCCATCTTGTGATTGCTAGCGCAGGCGTGACGTAGTTGGGTCATGTGGTGTGCACGCGCGCGCAGCTCTGTGCCGGCTTTTTGCCGCTCACGCGTTTTTCAAACAGTAACAACAACTGAAGTTCAAAAAGTTTGATTGCAGCCTGTTTTCAGTTGCAACCTGGTAATTCCATTTCAACATCTGAACTCGACCAAAAATAAACCTGCTACCAGTGACCTCGTATGTCCTAATTCCTTCCTTCAGTaagtacaattttatttatatagcacctttttaaaatgtgctttacaGAAAACATAAAATCATACAAATGCCACATgcgtagaataataataataataaaataaagataatagtaataataatacaaaaatataataaaattgagAAATAATAATGAGTAATAGAATGCATAAAATACACAGAATAGTGACCAAAAACAATTTGGGAGAGTAGACAGTTAAATTGTTGGGGGAAATTCCACAGTAAAGTACCAAGACATCCGAAGACTGAGAGGACATGCCGTGTTGTCGCGAGGCATACCAGATcacttttcattaaaaatgatGTTATGACACAGGAACGCTCACATGGTCCCAATGATGGGATGAAATTCTGCTGAGCAAACGTCACTCCAAAATGGTGTGCTATCCTAGTAGGAAGATCTTTTCATGAGGTGAGCACATGCTACACTCTGAGATTATTCAGCAGTGATTGGCCACTTCTATgtatgggagaaattgaaacgcTCAGACAAGAAGCTCtgagcacccaacagtcaatggatgataaaaagaagtcccgccttacaggtaaaagagccaatcattgTGTAGATACATATTtcgtctgtcaatcaactcgaggacgtgcatgcgcattagctacacAAGCCTGGAAAATTGCGTTTTTTAGCGTTATATTAGGtgaagaatcacaatttatgataccagtattgtcaaaTTGTTTTGCTGATTTGAAGTATGTTCTTTGATCTTAATCTTGTCcgaccgtttttgagattttggtgttccttcattcaagtatataggagctgcacttacatgactggaaatagcctcccgagagcgttctaaagatggccgacagtgggcTAGAGTGAGTTGCTAGAGGGACTTTGGCTACACTGCTTGCACTGATTCAATGGGGGGGTCAAATGATACAATATGATTTAGATATTTAGAAGAAATGCTGCTTGTGAATGATCTCGTGacaacataaattattattaaagtacACAAAAAACGACTGTAATGGACGTTGGGGAACAATCTGATTTTATTATtcacaaatgtacataaaaaacatTGCTCTAAGCAGAAGAAGGATGCATTTGCGGAGAACGCGCTAGTCGAGAACACGTTCTGATGACACGTTCGTTTGTTGAATGAGCAACGGCGCTATTGCGCAATCTACAACTTGCAGCGCAAACACACGTTCAGCACTAGATGGAAGTGTTGCATTCACAAAGTGAGACTTCGATGTTCTTGGAAAGCTCAGTGGATTAGGGCTTTTATGATGTGCGGTTTTATATAATCCAGTACACACAAAAAACTGTTACTGCACACGGTAGTACATTTGCAGAAGGGTGAATACAGCCAGTGCTTGTTGTCGCAAGGAAAGGTTTAACAAGGGATATTATATATCTCAGTAATATGGTTTTAGGTCAAAAGGCATATTACACAAATGCGTTTTCTTAGCTGTGGTTTCTTATTTTGAGTTCAAACTTCCAGTTCAAACCCTTAATTAATTGGATTATTATGTTGGATGGATGATACTTAAATGTCCACTACTGTCCAGATGCGGGTTGAACAGGTAACTGAGCCACTAtaggcaaatatatatattttttttataggatCTCTTCACTTTGTCTTCTGGCAGCTGTAAACTCTAATCTACTATACAATTGTTTGTGAACTGTATCTTCTGAAATTTAATTTCAGTAGCATCATATTTTTGCTCCAGCTGTTTGTGAAAAACTGTAGCAATAATGTAGATTTTTAAACACTGGTTTAAAAAGGTTGAACTGTGTGTGTTCTCAATGagggatttatttttaaataaatgtcaggtTGTTCTTTATTGGGTAAAGTTATGTGTTTtgagttattacatttaaattgcaatATTTGTTGTGCAAAACAAACTTGACAATGCAATTCATGCGTTTCatgatttgttttgtgtttatccTTGAGTTTCATACTTGTTTGgctaaaaaaaatgtacaggCTGTTTAATGCTATAGGTTTCATTGTGACAACATACCCCACATAGTTTGACAGTTTGCCCCACCTACATTTGATCTGTGAATGATTTAAGTGTAAGTGATATGGGGTTCAACAGTCTGATATATGTCAGATCTCAAAAGACCTTTAAAAGTTTTAGGAtatagaacattttaaaacaaagaaaagttatgacataagagattttttttaagattctGCTCTATTTCTACTAATCAATCAAATGCTGAAAAtaagattttataaatattatgatgGAAATACTTGTGGCTGTTTTGAACTTAAATACAAAAATGAGGCAtgagatcattttatttttttaaatacactccAGAAGTCATCTGACATTTTAGTTTAAGCACTTGATGTGGAATAACAACATTTTCAGTATAATGAATTGCTTAGTTGGGAAATATTGGCTTAGTGCTTGTTCAAATTTTTGTTTGTTATACAGTatgatattaaacaatattttaggTTTTATCAAGTTTGGATAGGTAAGTCTGAGAGGGTGCTTTTTCAAAGTGCTTAATATTGATGACATAATTAATTTAAGTCAGCAAATCAGTGAATTTAGAGAATAAGAAcacatgtaaaaatgcataaataaataaataacatgaataaccaacaattCCAGTTTATGAAATTCCACATAATACAATACATTGCACACTGCCACATATTAAGTAtctgtattgtttaaaaaaatcaccATATTTACATAAGTAAAAGTATAATTATTTCACCCATCTTTGTCATCCTCTGGCTTGTTTTAAGGAGTTTTAATGTCGTAAATTATTCCTAGACACTTTCATTCACTGTTCAAGGCAGAGCCTGTGAATACTTTGGATGGATTGCGATTCAGCAGTCCTTGGACAGAATTCATTGTGCGTAAATTGAGAGAACCTCTCAAACAAAGTGTGAAGGGAGAATTCCTTTAGGGCAGTTtcacagtttttactgtattttaatgcCTCCCTGGGATACAATTTGAAGTTAAGGTGGTAAGAGGGGTGGCTTGAATGTGCAGGTCCCTGTGCAGTGCCGTGGAGTTAGCATTTTGCAGGAGAAATGGTGAAGAGCGTCGTGAGCTTCTAGGAAAAAGGTTGATTTAGTTCCATAAATTACAGCACAAGAGGAGGCTATTGGTAAACGTATATAATATTTTACTGAAACATACCAAATATATGACACACAATAATGTATGATACATCATAGCCATAGTTTCATATTTCATGTCTAATGCATGAAAATAGGAAAATTATCACACTCCTCTAATCACCACTACTTTTACTAACAGTTAAACATAAATGATAATGGTATCATGTATTTTAGGTACACTCTTTGAGATActgataaacttaatttaaaaaaagtagcACTTGCATATTTCTCTTTTACAGACAGGGCAGTAATTCTGTTGTAGAGCTATATGAAATGTTATTTTTGGCCGATAATGCATGAATACTAAATGCATGAAGATATTTTCTTAATTACCTTTAAGCTTCTGCTGAATTGCATAACGGGCCTTTCTCTCCTGATCCAACTCATTGCACAAtgtgtctaaataaataaaaagaaaaattaataaataatttgggGAGGGGTTACAAACATGAAATGTTTTCTGTTCTTTATGACCTATTATTTCCTTTAAAATCAGCCTAACTGAAAATATGCAAGTGTCACTTTTTGTAGCCTTTACCTTTCACTAGTGCaaaatatgcatttatgcattacCTCTTACAATGTGCAGCTGCTGGACCATCTCCTCACGATAAGACAGTTCCCTCTTCATTTGATCCTGAAAATGATCTGTTAGAGTTTACACACAGTAAGTTATAAACAGGAGTTCAATCATGGATAAATGCATTGTTGGATAAATCTCTTTTATTACCTTTCAAGCTTTGAAATTCCCGTTCCAGTTTTTTTCTTAGCTCCACTTGCTCCAAGAGCTGCTTTTGAAGCTCCTctagaaatcaaaagaaatcacacCATTTATTATAGCCTATCACTGTGACTTTTAATCACAGTAGCTTTTGAGTATGTTACTGTcttactaaaataatattatcCCAAGTAAATCGGAATTATCCTTTTTATTAGGAAGCATTTCACTCTCTGTTTGGTTTTCTTGTCTAATTGCACTAGGTTACTAAGGAAGGATAAACACGCGGTCCCCGTGTTCTCAAGCAtgacattgcaaaataattaggaCAGTAGCCTGAGGGATGTGTGGGAAACGAGCCTGCAGTGTAGATCGTCTGCAGTTCAAGGACAATTCTCAGTTGAACAGAATTGTGTAGAAGAGATCGCCCGTATTTGCATAATGCATGTAGAAAAAGGGAGACATATAGGCAAACGAGGACATGCCTTTAAAAATAGTCTATAAGCAATACTTTCTTGAACCTGCTttcaaataattaatcataaGAAGAAATCGGCATTTGCTCTAGCCTTCTtgtgatttgttattttataatatgttattttatttacataaacagcaaatacattttctaaCAATGGTGCAACGTTTAAAAAAATGATCATAAATTCTTAGTTAACTCTTTTATACCTTTCGCCATATTCTCGATGTCTTTCTCAAAAAGATGACATCTGTTAACAGTACTCCTCAATGAAGCCTCGTCTgccagaaagagaaagagagaagataTATATCACTAAATAAAACAGCGCGTCAAGATTTATACAGATAAGCTACTCACTTGGGATCTCTTTGCTAACGTTAATGTGATCCGAACAGGATTTCAGTGATTCACATTCGTCCTCTGTGCTGTTGTTCGAAATGTGTGAATCTATAAAGCGAAATGTTCTATTTAGTAGGTGACTAATTGAAAGTGCATAATTTAAtgttaagattaaaaaaaaaacttttaattatcAGAATTGTATAGACATGCTCGTATAACATTGATTTATATAGAATCATGATTTAAACGGTTTACCGTTTGATTGCGGTGCGCTGCGTGGAAGTTTAGAGACCGAACAAGGCTGTGTGCTCTGCAGAGATGCTCTCTCCTTTTCATGTGGGTACACCTGCAAAAATTAACCAACCAAGCCCAATTATGCATAATTTTCTTCTTTATACGCAACCATGAGACAGACAAGCGACTGTCAATAATGGTAGGCTTTTTCTAACGATATGCGAATATTTCAAACAGCAAGGCAAATTATCCATATTACAAAGTAAATTCGATCAGATGGACTGACAAAGAAAATAATGTGCACCAAAACGGGGGCAGTAACCACAGGGGAGTCTTTTCACAAATGCATTTATAGCCCGCAAGCAAAATCAGACCTGACCATTCTAAACATGTAATTTAGAACAATTACGCTCTGCTGTGTTCTTTTATTTAGAGCATTGTACATTAATAAACATGGACTTTAAACGAGCTATATCCTTAACAACATAAATTGTCAATTGTTTAGAAATAGAACATTTGGCATATAGAATCTCATTGCTCATAATTAAAGGTAATTGCTCGCTATTAGAGCTGAAAGACTGCTGTATCAGACAAGTGCTTTTCTGAGCAATAAGTGTCCTTATTCAGTGTGCCATTGTGTTGCTATTTTATACGCCATGCTGTATTTTATCTAAagctttaatatttaaaaatatttaaaagctttaaatatttaataaagttataCCGATTAAAATGGTTTCAGCGAcattgatctgtgtgtgtgtgtgtgtgtgtgtgtgtgtgtactcacatTATAAACAGTGGCATCATTTTTCTTTGCCACCTGTTTGTTCTGTTTCTGATCAGAAGAGCCTGTGTCACTGAAAGTGGGCTCCTGGTCATCGTGGTGAGTGTTCAGAGTGATTTCCTCCATGGGACTTTGCCGATCATCCACGGAGAGTTGTATCGACTCCTCGTCCTCTGGAACTCTGTGAGACTCCACGTCCACATCTGGATCTTCCCCACTGTCCACACATGGAGAGGCAGATCTGTAGCTAGAGCTCTCACTTACGCTGTCTGGTGACAAATGGCCAGAATGGGCTCCGCTGTATGCATCCCTGTTTCCATAAAAATTGGCTATGCTCTCTGCGTCTTTAACAACTGGCCTGAAAGCCGAAATATAGCTCATCTTTCTATGGGTGGCTGGTTGACCCTCAGATGACCGTGTCTCGTCCCCAGATTTGTCCTCTTCGTTCCTGATGGACTGTGAGCTGGAGCAGCGCTCGCTATCGAATAGACTGTCTCGAGGTGTGTTTCCTCCCCGCTCGCTCCCTGAAATCTCTATTTCGGCCTGCCGGCTACCCATTAGCTCCGTATCTGGTTTTGGTTGTGCTGGTTGATATGATGCGAGTGGCAGGCTTCCTGTGGTTGGCCAGAACATAGGGAACGAAGGATAGAGACTGTCCTTCGCACCAGGCCAAAACACTCTTGGTATACTGGTCTTATTCTGCTCACCAACTCCATCATCTTTCTTTTGACACAGTCCAAACGCCGGGAAAGTATACGAATGCGGAAAGATAGGAGGTGGGATCTTCTGGAGAATGCCAAAACTCTTACTTGGCACAGGAATTACCGGGAAGTTCCGCACACTGTTGGTTAAACTGAGGTTCCCACGGTCGTCATCGCAGCGCAAAGTTTTGTGTGGAACATCAGGTGACCTGTTCTGCGTAATGTTGTCGGAGGCCTGCTGTTTAAGTGGAGATGACATATCCGATCCACTCCCTGGCATTGCCCGCTTTCGGCTGCCGCCGTTAAACATGGCCTTTACGTCCTCCCACGCGTGACAAAGATCGTCAGATAAGTTTTTGTCCGTCAATTTCAGATGGCGTCTCCATGAATTAAAATTGGCCGCGTCCGGCTGCGTGTATTTGGACTCGGGTGTGCGGTGTGAATGAAATATGAATTTGTTGGGTGAAAAATACATATTACAATAGGTGCACTTGATGCATTTCGCCCTGGAGCTGTTGTACCTCGCCGGTATGAAGCTTCCCCTGCTCCCCCAGGCGCACTCGTGTGAAACATCGAATGCAAAATTCTCGGGTAATTTGGGAGGATTGTGGGCCCCGAGGAAAGATTTGCAGAGGCGCTCGGCCTCACGCTTGGTGATCATCCCACAGCGGCGCGAGGAGATGGGCATGGCCCCCGCGCGCCTCAGGATCTCCAGCTGCACCGGTGTGCACTGC
It encodes the following:
- the LOC127650423 gene encoding SKI family transcriptional corepressor 1 homolog-B-like isoform X2, which translates into the protein MESIPSQLSTGRDACSSPNSKQELQPYSGTSSLKPNQVSETALYGVPIVSLVIDGQERLCLAQISNTLLKNYSYNEIHNRRVALGITCVQCTPVQLEILRRAGAMPISSRRCGMITKREAERLCKSFLGAHNPPKLPENFAFDVSHECAWGSRGSFIPARYNSSRAKCIKCTYCNMYFSPNKFIFHSHRTPESKYTQPDAANFNSWRRHLKLTDKNLSDDLCHAWEDVKAMFNGGSRKRAMPGSGSDMSSPLKQQASDNITQNRSPDVPHKTLRCDDDRGNLSLTNSVRNFPVIPVPSKSFGILQKIPPPIFPHSYTFPAFGLCQKKDDGVGEQNKTSIPRVFWPGAKDSLYPSFPMFWPTTGSLPLASYQPAQPKPDTELMGSRQAEIEISGSERGGNTPRDSLFDSERCSSSQSIRNEEDKSGDETRSSEGQPATHRKMSYISAFRPVVKDAESIANFYGNRDAYSGAHSGHLSPDSVSESSSYRSASPCVDSGEDPDVDVESHRVPEDEESIQLSVDDRQSPMEEITLNTHHDDQEPTFSDTGSSDQKQNKQVAKKNDATVYNVYPHEKERASLQSTQPCSVSKLPRSAPQSNDSHISNNSTEDECESLKSCSDHINVSKEIPNEASLRSTVNRCHLFEKDIENMAKEELQKQLLEQVELRKKLEREFQSLKDHFQDQMKRELSYREEMVQQLHIVREAHDALHHFSCKMLTPRHCTGTCTFKPPLLPP
- the LOC127650423 gene encoding SKI family transcriptional corepressor 1 homolog-B-like isoform X1; translated protein: MESIPSQLSTGRDACSSPNSKQELQPYSGTSSLKPNQVSETALYGVPIVSLVIDGQERLCLAQISNTLLKNYSYNEIHNRRVALGITCVQCTPVQLEILRRAGAMPISSRRCGMITKREAERLCKSFLGAHNPPKLPENFAFDVSHECAWGSRGSFIPARYNSSRAKCIKCTYCNMYFSPNKFIFHSHRTPESKYTQPDAANFNSWRRHLKLTDKNLSDDLCHAWEDVKAMFNGGSRKRAMPGSGSDMSSPLKQQASDNITQNRSPDVPHKTLRCDDDRGNLSLTNSVRNFPVIPVPSKSFGILQKIPPPIFPHSYTFPAFGLCQKKDDGVGEQNKTSIPRVFWPGAKDSLYPSFPMFWPTTGSLPLASYQPAQPKPDTELMGSRQAEIEISGSERGGNTPRDSLFDSERCSSSQSIRNEEDKSGDETRSSEGQPATHRKMSYISAFRPVVKDAESIANFYGNRDAYSGAHSGHLSPDSVSESSSYRSASPCVDSGEDPDVDVESHRVPEDEESIQLSVDDRQSPMEEITLNTHHDDQEPTFSDTGSSDQKQNKQVAKKNDATVYNVYPHEKERASLQSTQPCSVSKLPRSAPQSNDSHISNNSTEDECESLKSCSDHINVSKEIPNEASLRSTVNRCHLFEKDIENMAKEELQKQLLEQVELRKKLEREFQSLKDHFQDQMKRELSYREEMVQQLHIVRDTLCNELDQERKARYAIQQKLKEAHDALHHFSCKMLTPRHCTGTCTFKPPLLPP